One window of the Corynebacterium glutamicum ATCC 13032 genome contains the following:
- the tmaT gene encoding trehalose corynomycolate mycolyl acetyltransferase TmaT, whose protein sequence is MSTQSYAPIRHRGFISSLEGLRAIASLGVLATHVAFQTSVDPASNIGAVLARFDFFVAVFFALSAFVLWRRRAGQPVGLYYLKRLARIMPAYWATVIAVLLFIPTGPWLANLTMTQIYWPDGLMTGLTHLWSLCVEVAFYLVMPLLAWVLDRFGRPVRILLIVGGAVLSLAWPWIPLVEHALDEGWANMQIWPPAYACWFAVGMIAAEIEGVRFPRVPSFVWVGLALVVAWIAGQEWFGPLGLVHPSPWEFNLRVLAGTLFAVFLVVPYALGTPSRLLDSSWMKTLGTWSYSIFLWHLPVLTIVFPLLGLPLFSGNFLLVFIVTVLLTIPVAAISYTFIEEPIMRWTRRAIQAGGR, encoded by the coding sequence ATGTCTACCCAATCATATGCACCCATCCGCCATCGCGGATTCATCAGCTCACTCGAGGGACTACGCGCAATCGCCTCCCTGGGAGTCTTGGCGACCCACGTTGCATTCCAAACCTCCGTCGACCCCGCCAGCAACATCGGTGCAGTACTCGCGCGTTTCGACTTTTTCGTCGCCGTCTTCTTCGCCCTCTCCGCCTTCGTTCTTTGGCGACGCCGCGCCGGGCAACCAGTGGGACTGTACTACCTCAAACGCCTAGCCCGCATCATGCCCGCATACTGGGCAACGGTCATTGCAGTCCTGCTGTTTATTCCCACCGGCCCCTGGTTAGCCAACCTGACGATGACCCAAATCTACTGGCCAGACGGCCTCATGACAGGCCTCACCCACCTTTGGTCCCTGTGCGTGGAAGTGGCGTTTTACCTGGTGATGCCGCTTCTCGCGTGGGTGTTGGATAGGTTTGGTCGGCCGGTGCGCATCCTGTTGATTGTTGGTGGGGCAGTGTTGAGTCTGGCGTGGCCGTGGATTCCCCTTGTGGAGCATGCGTTGGACGAGGGGTGGGCGAACATGCAGATCTGGCCACCCGCTTACGCTTGCTGGTTTGCAGTCGGCATGATCGCCGCAGAAATTGAAGGAGTTCGATTCCCACGGGTTCCGAGCTTTGTGTGGGTGGGTTTAGCTTTAGTGGTCGCTTGGATCGCGGGCCAAGAATGGTTCGGACCACTAGGTTTAGTGCACCCCAGCCCCTGGGAATTCAACTTAAGAGTCCTCGCGGGCACACTTTTCGCTGTATTTCTGGTGGTTCCCTACGCGCTGGGTACGCCCTCTCGGCTTCTTGATTCCAGTTGGATGAAAACGCTCGGCACCTGGTCGTATTCCATCTTCCTCTGGCACCTTCCCGTGCTGACGATTGTGTTCCCACTGCTCGGGTTGCCTTTATTTAGTGGAAATTTCCTGTTGGTGTTCATCGTGACGGTCTTGTTGACGATCCCAGTTGCCGCCATCAGCTACACCTTCATCGAAGAGCCCATCATGCGGTGGACCCGGCGCGCCATTCAGGCTGGGGGTCGTTAG